The DNA region CTGAATCTGATAACACTTTGATATTATCTACATTCTCTACCTTGCAAAAACGCTTTTGTGCAAAGGGTAAGTCTTCACTGATACTGAGCATCACTACAGACGCAGCATCAAAATTTGCCACTTCACTGTTAAAACGCTTGGTCTGGAGTGCACAGACGCCAGTATCCAGACTCGGTACCGCGCTGATCAGCACAGTTTTTCCTTTATAGTCACTGAGGCTTATCGGCTGAAACTTGTCATCAACCACTCGAAATCCAGGAGCGACCTGCCCGACTTGTGGCATCTTGCCCAACAGCGACACACTTTTTCCTGCCAAGGTAACTTCCGTTGCCTGCAAACTGCCGCAGACTCCCAGCAAGGTCAAAGCCAATAGTGCAGCATATTTATTCATCATGTCCTCCTTTGACTGAGCTAATGAAAAACCGGCACAAGGCCGGTCTTTCGCAGAACCTGTTACTTGGCAGGCATCTCTTTGATATGAACATCCATCTGTGGATATGGAATTCCAATGCCATTTTCATCCAGTGCCAGTTTGATCTGTTCCATCAGTTCAAAATGCGCTGGCCAATAATCCGCAGCATTGACCCAAGGACGTACAGCAAAGTTAACTGAAGAATCCCCCAACGCTGCCACACCTACGGTATAAGCGGGATCTTTTAGAACCTTGTCGTTACTTTCCAAGATATCGCATAACAATTGCTTGGTTTTACGGATATCGGCATCGTAAGACACACCTATGGTCAAATCCAGACGCCGTTTATCCATCATCGAGTAGTTAACAATACTGCCATTCATAATGGCAGAGTTTGGTACTGTAATTACCTTGTTATCAGGGCTCTTTAAGCGAGTTGCAAATATGGTAATTTCATCCACAACCCCAGCGACACCCGCAGCTTCAATGTAATCACCAA from Shewanella dokdonensis includes:
- the tpx gene encoding thiol peroxidase; its protein translation is MNKYAALLALTLLGVCGSLQATEVTLAGKSVSLLGKMPQVGQVAPGFRVVDDKFQPISLSDYKGKTVLISAVPSLDTGVCALQTKRFNSEVANFDAASVVMLSISEDLPFAQKRFCKVENVDNIKVLSDSVWRDFGEKYGLIIKDMGILARSIFIIDPEGKLQYLELVPDVSHHPDYEQALAALAEISKQS
- a CDS encoding mechanosensitive ion channel family protein, which encodes MDNIEELMKQVPELVAVYGLKIILALVIFFVGKYFSGVAKKLTERLLNNRKVDKTVSTFVANMAWAVVFTFTVIATLGQVGIQTASLVAVLGAAGLAVGLALQGSLANFAAGVLLVMFRPCRVGDYIEAAGVAGVVDEITIFATRLKSPDNKVITVPNSAIMNGSIVNYSMMDKRRLDLTIGVSYDADIRKTKQLLCDILESNDKVLKDPAYTVGVAALGDSSVNFAVRPWVNAADYWPAHFELMEQIKLALDENGIGIPYPQMDVHIKEMPAK